One window of the Acaryochloris sp. CCMEE 5410 genome contains the following:
- a CDS encoding ABC transporter substrate-binding protein has protein sequence MTNRSRLLLAALLLSSQLFACSSPPPSANSEKPATADATTNESVKVVALTSLTADIIHHLDDTKLVGIPGSRLIGTDQRFKDLPQVSQGRTAPDLEKIVALKPTLVIGAKGFHDQPLSKVEDLGIATLTTEVKGWQDLIALTEEIADQIGADPAPLLARYQQCLSKLPEESASTLVLVSRQPILAPNRNSWAGDLLQQFKAKNLAADLQDQSPVEGYVTLSAEKVLEANPDIVLVVDPEQDPVAAFEAEPFWSKLKATQNKRVHAFDYYGLVNPGSISKIEAACTQLQEILQ, from the coding sequence ATGACTAACCGTTCTCGGCTACTCCTAGCCGCACTACTGCTCAGTAGCCAACTGTTCGCTTGTTCTAGCCCACCTCCCTCTGCCAATAGCGAAAAACCTGCGACAGCGGATGCCACAACCAACGAATCGGTCAAGGTCGTAGCCTTGACTTCCCTCACAGCCGATATTATTCATCATCTGGATGACACCAAGCTGGTGGGAATTCCGGGTAGTCGATTAATTGGAACCGATCAGCGGTTTAAAGATCTCCCCCAAGTCAGTCAAGGACGAACCGCCCCTGATTTAGAAAAAATTGTTGCCCTGAAGCCGACGCTGGTGATTGGTGCGAAAGGGTTTCATGATCAGCCCCTCAGCAAAGTAGAGGATTTGGGCATTGCTACATTGACGACGGAAGTCAAAGGCTGGCAGGATTTAATCGCGTTAACGGAAGAGATAGCGGACCAAATCGGAGCCGATCCCGCCCCTTTATTAGCTCGCTATCAACAATGCCTGAGTAAATTACCTGAAGAATCAGCCTCAACCCTGGTTCTGGTCAGTCGACAACCAATCTTAGCTCCCAATAGAAATAGCTGGGCTGGCGATCTGCTTCAGCAATTTAAGGCCAAAAACCTAGCAGCAGATCTACAAGACCAAAGCCCAGTGGAAGGCTATGTTACCCTCTCAGCGGAAAAGGTGTTAGAGGCAAACCCCGATATTGTCCTGGTGGTGGACCCGGAGCAGGATCCCGTGGCAGCATTCGAAGCTGAACCGTTTTGGAGCAAGCTGAAAGCGACGCAAAATAAGCGGGTGCATGCCTTTGATTATTACGGCCTTGTCAATCCTGGCAGCATTAGCAAGATTGAGGCTGCTTGCACCCAACTGCAAGAGATTTTGCAGTGA
- a CDS encoding ABC transporter ATP-binding protein has product MLLDLQKISGGYGQTSIVKDIAFTLQEGEWLSLLGANGSGKSTLLKLISRMLPLQAGTILLDGKAIQQQSTQAVAQQMAVLPQHQTLPAGLTVHQLVCLGRTPYQSWWQWSLTPTDHEHIKRALAQTGMLSFRNRPLENLSGGERQRAFLALALAQNPKVLLLDEPTTFLDLHHQLELLELLKSLNQDRGLTILTVLHDVNLAIRYSARLALLKQGQLFDLGSPQQVLTPHNLAQVFGITAALMDSPVGLQICAIRAADTPVPSTVSSHD; this is encoded by the coding sequence ATGCTCCTAGACCTGCAAAAAATTAGCGGTGGTTATGGCCAAACCAGCATTGTTAAAGATATTGCTTTTACCTTGCAGGAGGGCGAGTGGCTGAGTTTATTGGGGGCGAATGGCTCCGGGAAATCGACCTTATTAAAACTGATCAGCCGCATGTTGCCCCTGCAAGCAGGCACCATTCTCCTGGATGGCAAAGCCATTCAACAGCAATCCACCCAGGCCGTCGCCCAACAGATGGCCGTCTTGCCCCAGCACCAAACGCTACCTGCAGGGCTAACCGTTCACCAACTGGTCTGCTTAGGCCGGACCCCCTATCAATCCTGGTGGCAATGGTCGCTGACACCCACAGATCATGAGCATATTAAACGAGCCTTGGCCCAAACGGGGATGTTGTCATTTCGCAACCGCCCCCTGGAAAACCTGTCAGGTGGCGAACGCCAGCGAGCTTTTTTAGCCTTGGCGTTAGCTCAAAATCCCAAAGTCTTGCTGCTAGATGAGCCTACGACTTTTTTAGATTTACACCATCAGCTCGAATTGCTAGAGCTTCTGAAATCCCTCAATCAAGATCGCGGGCTGACGATTCTGACCGTTCTCCATGATGTTAATCTCGCGATTCGCTATAGTGCTCGCCTAGCGCTGCTGAAACAAGGACAGCTCTTTGATTTGGGGTCTCCCCAACAAGTGCTCACCCCCCATAATCTGGCTCAAGTTTTTGGCATCACCGCTGCCCTGATGGATAGCCCTGTGGGCTTACAAATCTGTGCCATCCGCGCAGCCGATACACCTGTTCCTTCAACCGTTTCGTCCCATGACTAA
- a CDS encoding imelysin family protein, which produces MMISPRLSQTLSCLLCCSVTLTTVGVVNAHHHDKAGRQQTIAAKNVDLTPYVENYAEVVFRNYQDARTQAAMMQVAITAFLNNPNETSHKAAQDAWVQARQSYLQTEAFRFYEGPIDFVDAKTGEEGPEGRINAWPMNEAFIDYVKEKPDSGLINNPKFELSIAAIMENDQVTDEADVTTGWHAIEFLLWGQDFNNEGPGQRSFTDFVPNQNNNDRRRQYLTLVTQQLVSDLTFLETEWKPNAENYRAKFLKGDPKATVGKIFTALATLSAFEMASERMTVALDSGNQEDEHSCFSDTTYQDFVFNAKGISNVYFGDYAGYQGKGFDELLAQMNPDLNQKITAALTTTEESASQIDQPFDQVLASAQGSPQRAEVEAVVTALENQGEAFKELGPVLGTSVEILAE; this is translated from the coding sequence ATGATGATTTCTCCAAGACTTTCTCAAACCCTGAGTTGTTTGCTTTGCTGTTCCGTTACCTTGACGACCGTCGGTGTTGTCAATGCCCATCACCACGACAAGGCAGGTCGTCAGCAGACCATCGCTGCGAAAAATGTTGATCTCACCCCCTATGTAGAGAACTATGCAGAGGTCGTCTTTCGGAATTATCAGGATGCTCGTACCCAAGCGGCCATGATGCAGGTGGCAATCACAGCCTTTTTGAATAATCCGAATGAAACGTCTCATAAAGCCGCTCAAGATGCTTGGGTGCAAGCGAGACAGAGCTATCTGCAAACGGAAGCCTTTCGTTTCTATGAAGGCCCCATTGACTTTGTGGATGCCAAAACTGGAGAAGAAGGCCCCGAAGGTCGGATCAATGCTTGGCCAATGAATGAAGCCTTTATTGATTACGTCAAAGAAAAGCCTGACAGCGGTCTGATCAACAATCCCAAATTTGAACTTTCCATTGCTGCCATTATGGAAAATGACCAAGTCACAGATGAAGCGGATGTGACTACGGGCTGGCATGCGATTGAATTCTTACTATGGGGCCAAGACTTCAATAATGAAGGGCCGGGCCAACGCAGTTTTACGGACTTTGTTCCCAACCAAAACAATAACGATCGTCGTCGCCAATACTTAACCCTAGTCACTCAACAGCTGGTGAGTGATTTAACTTTCCTGGAAACAGAATGGAAGCCCAATGCTGAGAATTATCGGGCTAAGTTTCTGAAGGGCGATCCCAAAGCCACCGTGGGCAAAATTTTTACAGCACTGGCCACCTTAAGCGCTTTTGAAATGGCGTCGGAGCGGATGACGGTTGCCTTAGATAGTGGGAATCAAGAAGACGAGCACTCTTGTTTTAGCGACACCACCTACCAAGACTTTGTCTTTAATGCCAAAGGTATTAGTAATGTTTATTTTGGTGACTATGCAGGATATCAAGGCAAAGGCTTTGATGAGCTGCTGGCGCAAATGAATCCTGATCTGAACCAAAAAATAACGGCAGCCCTCACTACAACCGAAGAATCAGCTTCTCAAATCGATCAACCCTTTGATCAAGTTCTCGCTTCTGCCCAGGGCAGTCCTCAGCGAGCTGAAGTTGAAGCAGTAGTGACTGCTTTAGAGAACCAGGGAGAAGCCTTTAAAGAACTAGGCCCAGTACTCGGTACCTCTGTAGAAATCTTGGCAGAATGA
- a CDS encoding Crp/Fnr family transcriptional regulator, with amino-acid sequence MTAVHATSLSPAPTLLPFKPKQVIPDEPVGHLWRIEQGVVRTVTWDDEGDLVTLGLWGVGDCIGQRFTSMAPFQIESVSDVQVRAVPVSSQELGLVLRSHIRFMEDLFLINSYKLAPQRLLHFLTWLSHRFGQPVEQGQLLDIGLTHQLIAELTGINRITATRILNELEREGQLIRLPKQRLIISSIAMGKALGC; translated from the coding sequence ATGACTGCTGTGCACGCTACTTCGCTCAGTCCTGCGCCAACTCTTTTACCATTCAAACCCAAACAAGTGATTCCTGATGAGCCAGTGGGCCATTTATGGCGTATTGAGCAGGGAGTGGTTCGTACGGTCACTTGGGATGATGAAGGGGATTTAGTCACTTTAGGACTATGGGGGGTCGGAGATTGTATTGGGCAACGCTTTACCAGCATGGCCCCCTTTCAAATAGAAAGTGTGAGTGATGTTCAAGTTCGAGCAGTTCCAGTCTCCAGCCAAGAGTTGGGATTAGTGCTGCGATCGCATATTCGTTTCATGGAGGATCTCTTCCTCATCAATAGCTATAAACTCGCTCCCCAGCGCCTGCTTCATTTCTTAACCTGGTTGAGCCATCGATTTGGTCAGCCGGTGGAGCAAGGGCAACTCCTGGATATTGGTCTGACCCATCAACTGATTGCTGAGCTCACTGGGATTAATCGAATTACGGCCACACGCATACTGAACGAATTGGAACGAGAAGGACAGTTGATCCGACTTCCTAAGCAACGGCTCATTATATCGTCCATTGCTATGGGCAAAGCCCTGGGCTGCTGA
- a CDS encoding MotA/TolQ/ExbB proton channel family protein, with product MQFGQIITAGGIVMLPLMVFSLIAMALVIERLIFWARLNRNQLRIVKRTLQLYRLDNIYDALGYVQEQTKYPIARIFLAALSLEEPTPDEFRLALESEAQAELPTLKRFTTVFDTIISIAPLLGLLGTVLGLINSFSSLDMGNIGGSETAGVTGGISTALISTAAGLIVAISTLIFANAFRSLYQRQLAFIQEYGGQLELLYRHRYERQRGSHALTR from the coding sequence ATGCAATTTGGCCAAATCATTACGGCGGGGGGAATTGTAATGCTCCCTCTCATGGTATTTTCACTAATTGCCATGGCTCTGGTGATTGAGCGATTGATCTTTTGGGCCAGGCTAAATCGCAATCAACTGCGAATCGTCAAGCGGACGCTGCAGCTCTATCGGCTCGATAATATTTATGATGCGTTGGGGTATGTGCAGGAGCAGACAAAGTATCCCATCGCGCGCATTTTCTTAGCAGCTCTATCGTTAGAGGAGCCCACACCGGATGAATTCCGTTTGGCGTTGGAGAGTGAAGCCCAAGCTGAGCTACCTACGTTAAAGCGGTTTACCACGGTGTTTGACACCATTATTAGCATTGCCCCTTTACTTGGCCTACTGGGAACGGTATTGGGTCTAATTAACTCCTTCTCTTCACTCGATATGGGCAATATCGGGGGGAGTGAAACAGCAGGAGTGACGGGGGGGATTAGTACAGCCTTAATCTCAACAGCTGCAGGGTTGATTGTAGCGATTTCAACACTTATTTTCGCCAATGCGTTCCGCAGTTTATATCAACGACAGTTGGCTTTTATTCAAGAGTACGGGGGACAGTTGGAGTTGCTCTATCGCCATCGCTATGAACGACAAAGAGGCAGTCATGCGCTTACCCGATGA
- a CDS encoding di-heme oxidoredictase family protein, whose protein sequence is MKFKRLFLFVWAVFTALMILMVQGGVTSQEAFSSDNRTELSGGTAATVSKATKTAFAQPIKNLDRKRRRVFVFGDHLFNTQWVQAPSSVATLDGLGPLFNRNSCAGCHVRDGRGRPPLPHENRMLSKLIRLSIPGQTEEGGPLPHPLYGGQLQEQGILGVPSEGRTQITWEEEPGTFADGKPFSVRQPSYQFTDLAYGPLGDEVLFSPRVAPAVFGLGLLETVPKAEILKQTDPEDQDGDGISGRPNYVWDFAKQEKQLGILGWKANQPNLKQQIAGAFNGDIGLTTSLFPKPSCNAGQADCLKELKFGEQPEVSDEFLDKITTYMRLLAVPARRNIEGVSEQRGEKLFYQAQCASCHTPKLVTGQTSEHPEFNNQVIHPYTDLLLHDMGPGLADNRPDFEAEGQEWRTPPLWGIGLVKNVNKHTFFLHDGRARDLMEAVLWHGGEAQASKEAVLQLSETERTDLMAFLQSL, encoded by the coding sequence ATGAAGTTTAAACGCCTATTCCTATTCGTCTGGGCTGTTTTCACAGCCCTGATGATTTTGATGGTTCAGGGAGGAGTAACTTCTCAAGAAGCCTTCTCTTCTGACAATCGCACTGAGCTGTCTGGTGGTACTGCCGCAACGGTGAGTAAAGCCACCAAAACGGCCTTTGCCCAACCGATTAAAAATCTGGATCGGAAGCGAAGGCGGGTTTTTGTCTTTGGCGATCACCTGTTCAATACCCAATGGGTGCAGGCCCCTAGTTCAGTGGCAACCCTGGATGGCTTGGGGCCGCTCTTTAATCGGAATTCTTGTGCTGGATGTCATGTGCGCGATGGCAGAGGTCGTCCACCCCTGCCCCATGAAAACCGTATGTTGTCCAAACTGATTCGGCTCAGTATTCCGGGGCAAACAGAAGAAGGGGGGCCTCTCCCTCATCCCTTGTATGGCGGACAACTCCAAGAACAAGGAATACTTGGTGTCCCCTCTGAAGGTCGCACTCAAATCACTTGGGAAGAGGAACCCGGTACTTTTGCGGATGGTAAACCGTTTAGTGTGCGACAGCCTAGCTATCAGTTCACAGATTTGGCCTATGGACCCCTAGGGGATGAGGTCTTATTCTCGCCCCGCGTCGCGCCAGCCGTATTTGGCCTGGGCTTGTTAGAGACGGTTCCCAAAGCAGAGATTTTAAAACAAACAGATCCTGAAGATCAAGATGGCGACGGTATTTCAGGTCGCCCCAATTATGTTTGGGATTTTGCCAAGCAAGAAAAACAATTGGGCATTTTGGGCTGGAAAGCCAATCAACCCAATTTAAAACAGCAAATTGCTGGAGCCTTTAATGGAGATATTGGTCTCACCACCTCCCTGTTCCCTAAACCCAGCTGTAATGCAGGCCAAGCTGATTGTCTCAAGGAACTCAAATTTGGCGAGCAGCCTGAAGTCAGTGACGAATTTTTGGATAAAATTACCACCTATATGCGTTTGTTGGCGGTTCCTGCCAGACGCAATATTGAGGGTGTCTCAGAGCAACGGGGTGAAAAGCTGTTTTACCAAGCGCAATGTGCCAGTTGCCATACACCCAAGCTAGTGACGGGCCAGACCTCGGAGCATCCAGAATTCAACAATCAGGTGATTCATCCTTATACGGACTTGCTGCTCCATGATATGGGGCCAGGGCTGGCAGATAATCGCCCCGACTTTGAAGCCGAAGGGCAAGAATGGCGCACACCACCCTTGTGGGGAATTGGTTTAGTTAAAAACGTGAATAAACATACGTTTTTCCTCCATGATGGTCGGGCGCGGGATCTGATGGAGGCGGTTCTCTGGCATGGAGGAGAAGCCCAAGCGTCGAAGGAGGCGGTTCTCCAGTTATCTGAAACAGAGCGAACTGACCTGATGGCCTTTTTGCAATCTCTCTAG
- a CDS encoding biopolymer transporter ExbD has protein sequence MRLPDDPNPPAQINIVPMIDVIFAILSFFIIATLFLNRSDALPVNLPQAKTVKPQLSTKVTVTIGETGDLALNREPIQLDALATEVQDLTETAKKVVVVIHADEQVGHGRVVTVMDRIREIEGAKLAIAATKKP, from the coding sequence ATGCGCTTACCCGATGATCCCAATCCACCGGCTCAGATCAATATTGTGCCGATGATTGATGTTATTTTTGCAATTCTGTCCTTTTTTATCATTGCCACGTTATTCCTCAACCGCAGTGATGCTCTACCTGTGAATTTGCCCCAGGCAAAAACAGTGAAGCCGCAGCTATCAACCAAGGTGACGGTCACCATTGGTGAGACGGGGGATTTAGCGCTCAACCGAGAACCGATCCAGCTGGATGCTTTAGCAACAGAAGTTCAAGACTTAACGGAAACAGCCAAAAAGGTCGTAGTGGTCATCCATGCGGATGAGCAAGTGGGGCATGGCCGCGTTGTGACGGTGATGGACCGCATTCGCGAAATTGAAGGTGCGAAGCTGGCCATTGCCGCCACAAAGAAACCATGA
- a CDS encoding iron ABC transporter permease — protein sequence MGILGAGLVITILLSLGQGSVDMGLQEVWQALWHQGPELNQTILWDLRLPRIAAALLVGSALGMSGALLQGMLRNGLADPFILGISAGAGLVAIALLTLNIFLSWLPVAAWVGAVVTSALVYRLGHTANGIAVERLVLGGVAVSSLLGAVQTTLLLLSDDGRIQAALNWLIGSLNGRGWTEVVNAGPYIGGALIAGCLLSRNINILNLGDELAVGLGVSLTRSRLLIGGIATLLAASAVSMAGLIGFVGLVVPHGVRLLVGTDYRWVVPLSALGGAWVLILADLLARLGSVELPVGAVTALLGSPLFIWLLYRRMSPLGV from the coding sequence ATGGGCATCTTAGGTGCCGGACTCGTCATTACTATTTTGCTGTCCTTAGGCCAAGGCTCTGTGGATATGGGCTTGCAAGAAGTCTGGCAAGCCCTGTGGCACCAAGGACCTGAACTAAATCAAACCATCCTATGGGACCTGAGATTGCCTCGGATTGCCGCTGCACTTCTGGTGGGATCTGCCTTGGGAATGTCGGGAGCCTTATTGCAAGGAATGCTACGAAACGGTCTGGCCGATCCGTTTATCCTAGGGATTTCGGCAGGGGCTGGTTTGGTTGCGATCGCACTTCTTACCCTTAATATCTTCCTAAGCTGGTTGCCCGTCGCTGCCTGGGTTGGCGCTGTTGTGACTTCGGCCTTAGTCTATCGTTTAGGCCATACTGCCAACGGTATCGCTGTGGAACGTTTGGTCTTAGGTGGGGTTGCGGTTAGCTCTTTATTAGGTGCAGTACAAACCACCCTGCTGTTGTTGTCCGATGATGGTCGGATTCAAGCCGCTCTGAATTGGCTGATTGGCAGTTTGAATGGACGAGGCTGGACAGAAGTGGTGAATGCTGGCCCCTATATTGGCGGTGCGCTGATAGCAGGCTGTTTGCTGTCCCGCAATATTAATATCCTCAATTTGGGAGATGAACTAGCGGTAGGCTTGGGGGTATCGTTGACGCGATCGCGCCTCTTAATCGGTGGAATAGCCACCCTATTAGCCGCTAGTGCCGTCAGCATGGCGGGATTAATTGGCTTTGTCGGTTTAGTCGTCCCCCATGGTGTCCGCCTCTTAGTCGGCACAGACTATCGCTGGGTCGTCCCTTTATCTGCTCTTGGCGGAGCCTGGGTGTTGATTTTAGCCGATCTGCTGGCTCGGTTAGGATCCGTTGAACTGCCTGTAGGTGCAGTCACTGCTCTCTTAGGTTCTCCTCTGTTTATTTGGCTGCTGTATCGTCGTATGTCTCCGTTAGGAGTATGA
- a CDS encoding TonB-dependent hemoglobin/transferrin/lactoferrin family receptor yields MTRFHASAFSLALLLTGAGMLNAQPVLSQVEDKPLDRTKQSNQTRCLLTSDDCPLDVTADVTPGVEPPVPTVITAEGIPDITEIDLPLSNAQLLSQEGPDEADRPSAEEEALPTDTVDEEVELEITVTGTRTPRAVQLSPANITVIKAEELQRQLGQDIRDLIRYEPGVSVNEDGTYGATDYNIRGLERNRILLQVDGIRLPTFFEFGSSILGRDFVDVGSVQTTEIIRGPASALYGSDALGGVVSYLTPDPSDLLALTDRDYYISGSTQFRSSNSGFSGTGTVAFQATDDLSGLVRFTHRENTERDNNAEDRFEDPFFGVTNNVLGKLEFKINDHNTVLLTGEYFNEAGDFDTAADNLNLVLAFPGTTILNDDTDTETTRSRFSIAYKFDNPESESFLQFGRVQFYYQESDYQETRTRNDIFANPFVPPPFTPPPARRFRELNNLFVEDIIGGDIQLRSDFRTGSVAHKLTYGLDISSTFNQRIRDGQRINLDTGAISNRVGPDAFPIKDFPDSDTLRIGVYLQDEIEFGEGRFTVIPGLRFDYYSLTTQPDALFFNNPGAEATDLNDSALSPSLGLVYKVTPEIALVGRYARGFRGPNYIEINSGFSNPESGYRTISNPNLEPETSHTFELGVKGAFPRGTFGVTGFYSIYDNFIFGAAEGSTAGTEPAGCFPPFTPGCVQVFQSQNLEQVRIYGIEAQGEYRFSSEPHGFRIFGGLAWIIGDDDQNNQPLETVNPFEAVVGLGYRAPEDQWGAELIGTFVGTARVDSEPDDFIPGGFAVVDLTGFVKVTPNLSLRGGIYNIFDAEYVRYADARRLNNETNNTTTDPTFGQRRARITQPGINFGVGLTFEF; encoded by the coding sequence ATGACTCGATTTCATGCCTCAGCTTTCTCTCTAGCCTTACTCCTTACAGGTGCTGGTATGCTTAATGCTCAGCCAGTCTTGTCCCAAGTTGAAGATAAACCGTTAGACAGAACAAAACAGTCAAACCAAACACGCTGTTTGTTAACCTCAGATGACTGTCCCCTGGATGTCACTGCTGATGTTACGCCTGGAGTAGAACCACCCGTCCCAACGGTTATTACGGCTGAGGGTATTCCTGACATTACAGAAATAGATCTGCCTCTATCGAATGCCCAACTCTTATCTCAAGAGGGTCCTGATGAAGCCGATCGCCCTTCTGCAGAAGAAGAGGCATTACCGACCGACACCGTGGATGAAGAAGTAGAGCTGGAAATTACGGTGACTGGTACTCGGACGCCACGGGCCGTTCAACTCTCTCCTGCTAATATCACGGTGATCAAAGCAGAGGAGTTACAACGTCAGCTAGGCCAAGATATTCGGGATTTAATTCGCTATGAGCCAGGGGTGAGCGTCAATGAAGATGGGACCTATGGGGCAACGGACTACAATATTCGTGGCTTAGAGCGTAACCGGATTTTGCTGCAGGTGGATGGGATTCGACTCCCCACTTTTTTTGAATTTGGCAGTTCGATTTTAGGGCGCGACTTTGTCGATGTGGGCTCGGTGCAGACGACAGAAATTATTCGAGGCCCCGCCTCTGCCCTCTACGGGAGTGATGCCTTGGGGGGGGTGGTCAGCTACCTGACCCCAGACCCCAGTGACCTATTGGCATTAACGGATCGCGATTACTACATTAGCGGTTCTACCCAGTTTCGGAGTTCAAATTCCGGGTTTTCAGGTACGGGAACCGTTGCCTTCCAGGCCACGGACGATCTGTCTGGTTTGGTGCGCTTTACCCATCGCGAAAATACTGAACGAGATAACAATGCCGAAGATCGATTTGAAGATCCGTTTTTCGGGGTGACCAATAATGTGTTGGGCAAGCTGGAATTTAAGATCAATGACCATAATACCGTCCTACTCACGGGTGAATATTTCAATGAAGCGGGAGACTTCGATACGGCGGCGGATAACCTGAACTTGGTCTTAGCCTTTCCGGGTACGACCATTCTGAACGATGATACCGATACGGAAACGACGCGATCGCGCTTTAGTATCGCTTACAAATTTGACAATCCTGAGAGTGAGAGTTTCTTACAATTTGGTCGAGTCCAGTTCTACTACCAAGAATCGGATTACCAAGAGACCCGAACCAGAAATGATATTTTCGCTAATCCCTTTGTACCACCGCCCTTCACCCCGCCCCCAGCCCGACGGTTTCGAGAGTTAAATAACCTGTTCGTTGAAGATATTATCGGTGGCGATATCCAGTTGCGGAGTGATTTTCGCACGGGCAGCGTCGCTCATAAACTCACCTATGGATTAGATATTTCTAGCACCTTTAACCAACGGATCCGAGATGGACAGCGCATTAACTTAGATACGGGTGCCATCTCCAACCGAGTTGGACCGGATGCGTTTCCAATCAAAGACTTTCCTGATTCCGACACCCTGCGCATCGGGGTTTATCTACAAGATGAGATTGAATTTGGCGAAGGCCGATTTACGGTTATTCCGGGTCTGCGCTTTGACTACTACAGTCTGACAACCCAACCGGATGCCCTCTTCTTTAATAATCCTGGTGCTGAGGCGACGGACTTAAATGATTCGGCCCTGTCTCCCAGCTTAGGTTTGGTTTATAAGGTCACCCCAGAGATTGCCTTAGTGGGTCGATATGCTCGGGGGTTTCGGGGACCCAACTACATTGAAATCAATAGCGGTTTTTCTAACCCAGAAAGCGGATATCGCACCATTTCTAACCCTAATCTAGAGCCGGAAACCAGCCATACCTTTGAGTTAGGGGTTAAAGGAGCCTTTCCACGAGGGACCTTTGGCGTTACTGGGTTCTACAGCATCTATGACAACTTTATCTTTGGGGCTGCGGAAGGTAGCACCGCAGGCACAGAACCTGCCGGATGCTTCCCGCCTTTTACCCCAGGCTGTGTGCAGGTGTTCCAGTCTCAAAACCTGGAGCAGGTCCGTATTTATGGCATTGAAGCCCAAGGTGAATATCGGTTCAGCTCTGAGCCTCATGGATTCCGTATCTTTGGGGGGCTAGCCTGGATTATTGGCGATGACGACCAAAATAATCAGCCTTTAGAAACTGTGAATCCCTTTGAAGCAGTGGTTGGCCTCGGGTATCGAGCCCCAGAAGATCAATGGGGGGCTGAATTGATTGGCACCTTTGTGGGCACTGCTCGTGTAGATTCCGAACCGGATGATTTTATTCCGGGAGGGTTTGCAGTGGTTGACTTGACGGGCTTTGTCAAAGTTACCCCGAACCTCAGCCTCCGAGGCGGCATCTACAACATCTTTGATGCAGAGTATGTGCGCTATGCAGATGCTCGCAGACTCAACAATGAAACAAACAATACCACCACCGATCCAACGTTTGGTCAGCGGCGGGCTCGCATTACCCAACCTGGCATTAATTTCGGGGTTGGCCTGACGTTTGAATTCTAG
- a CDS encoding Dps family protein, whose translation MSTAVVQPFGQIADNPVLLDRSATEPICEGMNTALASFQALYLQYQKHHFVVEGAEFYQLHNFFQECGDATKSHVHDLGERLNGLGGVPAASFSKLAELCCFEPEADGVYNCRTMVEHDLAAEQAVIKLLRSQASQAESLGDRGTRYLYEQMLLATEERAYHLAHFLASDKLVVA comes from the coding sequence ATGTCTACTGCTGTAGTTCAACCTTTCGGCCAGATAGCTGACAATCCAGTCTTGCTGGATCGGTCTGCTACTGAACCGATTTGCGAGGGTATGAATACTGCCCTGGCTAGTTTCCAGGCGTTGTATTTGCAATATCAAAAGCATCATTTTGTCGTCGAAGGGGCTGAGTTTTACCAGCTCCACAACTTTTTCCAAGAGTGTGGGGATGCCACCAAAAGCCATGTTCATGATCTTGGCGAACGTCTAAATGGTTTAGGAGGGGTACCCGCCGCTAGTTTTAGCAAGCTAGCGGAGCTATGTTGTTTTGAACCCGAAGCAGACGGTGTGTATAACTGTCGAACCATGGTGGAGCATGACCTAGCTGCTGAACAGGCTGTGATCAAACTACTTCGTAGCCAAGCGTCCCAGGCAGAAAGTCTAGGAGATCGCGGTACTCGCTACTTGTATGAGCAGATGCTGCTAGCGACAGAAGAGCGAGCCTACCATTTGGCCCATTTTTTGGCCTCTGACAAGCTGGTTGTGGCGTGA